One region of Armigeres subalbatus isolate Guangzhou_Male chromosome 3, GZ_Asu_2, whole genome shotgun sequence genomic DNA includes:
- the LOC134224377 gene encoding LOW QUALITY PROTEIN: protein deadpan-like (The sequence of the model RefSeq protein was modified relative to this genomic sequence to represent the inferred CDS: inserted 1 base in 1 codon), with protein sequence MDLPGKSDHGNEGREAESYLRRIKAEIRKTNKPIMEKKRRARINNYLNDLKALLLDAMKKTYPIRHSKLEKADILDLTVKHLQDLERRKLAVAMAVDPTVADKFKSGFNECIEEIDKYLNTVSSVDGGMKQRISNHLKTYLKYQRFPQSGVVGPFGGLFGRTTDEINNNGRLPIDAMSLIPSLLPSGELAFIMPHNSTNGLPFFPRLPTGQSLPPLNSNHFKPILQEKQPFAPSPPLSPVSDQESVKGDPKISTPLAKLRSGLAEHLMAAFPTPPTPEENARASAFMPNRKLIDRIRLQRELMEKAERTDAKRRKVDKEVEYSDDDSDLDDDTDAXGKDNAGGDMWRPW encoded by the exons ATGGATCTACCGGGAAAGTCAGACCATGGCAATGAAGGCAGAGAGGCCGAGAGTTATCTCAGAAGAATTAAAGCGGAAATAAGAAAG aCGAATAAACCTATTATGGAGAAGAAGCGCCGTGCAAGGATTAACAACTATCTAAACGATCTGAAGGCTTTACTTTTAGACGCTATGAAAAAGACGTAC CCAATTCGTCATTCAAAACTAGAAAAAGCTGATATTTTGGATCTGACTGTGAAACATCTGCAGGATTTGGAACGCCGTAAATTGGCCGTTGCAATGGCAGTCGACCCGACCGTGGCGGATAAATTCAAAAGTGGTTTCAATGAGTGCATCGAAGAAATCGATAAATATCTGAACACTGTTTCTAGTGTAGACGGTGGAATGAAGCAACGAATATCGAACCATCTCAAAACTTACTTGAAGTATCAACGATTTCCTCAGTCGGGCGTAGTGGGTCCATTTGGGGGACTATTCGGTCGCACTACAGATGAGATCAATAACAACGGACGACTGCCGATAGACGCTATGTCTCTGATCCCATCTCTTCTGCCAAGTGGAGAACTGGCCTTCATCATGCCGCACAACAGCACCAATGGATTGCCGTTCTTCCCCAGGCTCCCTACGGGTCAAAGCCTTCCTCCACTGAATTCTAACCACTTCAAACCGATTCTGCAAGAGAAACAACCCTTCGCCCCAAGCCCACCATTGAGTCCTGTTTCCGATCAAGAGAGCGTGAAAGGAGATCCCAAAATCAGCACTCCGTTGGCCAAACTCAGATCCGGCTTGGCTGAACACTTGATGGCTGCCTTTCCTACTCCTCCGACACCGGAAGAAAATGCACGAGCATCTGCCTTCATGCCGAACCGTAAGCTGATCGACCGGATACGGCTACAACGGGAGCTGATGGAGAAAGCCGAACGAACGGATGCCAAGCGCAGGAAAGTGGATAAAGAAGTGGAGTACAGCGATGATGATAGTGATCTGGACGACGATACGGATG GAGGGAAAGATAATGCCGGGGGAGATATGTGGAGACCATGGTAG
- the LOC134224378 gene encoding protein deadpan-like produces MDLPGKSDHGNEGREAESYLRRIKAEIRKTNKPIMEKKRRARINNYLNDLKALLLDAMKKDPIRHSKLEKADILDLTVKHLQDLERRKLAVAMAVDPTVADKFKSGFNECIEEIDKYLNTVSSVDGGMKQRISNHLKTYLKYQRFPQSGVVGPFGGLFGRTTDEINNNGRLPIDAMSLIPSLLPSGELAFIMPHNSTNGLPFFPRLPTGQSLPPLNSNHFKPILQEKQPFAPSPPLSPVSDQESVKGDPKISTPLAKLRSGLAEHLMAAFPTPPTPEENARASAFMPNRKLIDRIRLQRELMEKAERTDAKRRKVDKEVEYSDDDSDLDDDTDADGKDNAGGDMWRPW; encoded by the exons ATGGATCTACCGGGAAAGTCAGACCATGGCAATGAAGGCAGAGAGGCCGAGAGTTATCTCAGAAGAATTAAAGCGGAAATAAGAAAG aCGAATAAACCTATTATGGAGAAGAAGCGCCGTGCAAGGATTAACAACTACCTAAACGATCTGAAGGCTTTACTTTTAGACGCTATGAAAAAAGAC CCAATTCGTCATTCAAAACTAGAAAAAGCTGATATTTTGGATCTGACTGTGAAACATCTGCAGGATTTGGAACGCCGTAAATTGGCCGTTGCAATGGCAGTCGACCCGACCGTGGCGGATAAATTCAAAAGTGGTTTCAATGAGTGCATCGAAGAAATTGATAAATATCTAAACACCGTTTCCAGTGTAGACGGTGGAATGAAACAACGAATATCGAACCATCTCAAAACCTACTTGAAGTATCAACGATTTCCTCAGTCGGGCGTAGTGGGTCCATTTGGGGGACTATTTGGTCGCACTACAGACGAGATCAATAACAACGGACGACTGCCGATAGACGCTATGTCTCTGATCCCATCTCTTCTGCCAAGTGGAGAACTGGCCTTCATCATGCCGCACAATAGCACCAACGGGTTGCCTTTCTTTCCCAGGCTCCCTACGGGTCAAAGCCTTCCTCCACTGAATTCTAACCACTTCAAACCGATTCTGCAAGAGAAACAACCGTTCGCCCCAAGCCCACCATTGAGTCCTGTTTCCGATCAAGAGAGCGTGAAAGGAGATCCCAAAATCAGCACTCCGTTGGCCAAACTCAGATCCGGCTTGGCTGAACACTTGATGGCTGCCTTTCCTACTCCTCCGACACCGGAAGAAAATGCACGAGCATCTGCCTTCATGCCGAACCGTAAGCTGATCGACCGGATACGGCTACAACGGGAGCTGATGGAGAAAGCCGAACGAACGGATGCCAAGCGCAGGAAAGTGGATAAAGAAGTGGAGTACAGCGATGATGATAGTGATCTGGACGACGATACGGATGCGGACGGGAAAGATAATGCCGGGGGAGATATGTGGAGACCATGGTAG